In the Bombus pyrosoma isolate SC7728 linkage group LG15, ASM1482585v1, whole genome shotgun sequence genome, one interval contains:
- the LOC122575354 gene encoding homeobox protein Nkx-3.2-like — protein MWRMQEGRTVSPLGPVVLPREEADMRAGLSLPPQERRHVLLHVRTSEPFVHYDNVRQQHSPSTSPILRSVDKDQFHEMDASSAREKRIDTEVEEEEEQDEEEEEDGEHERNVSVRRNIVEDEEDDEEQEEEEEEVHPGNRNGNYQEDEEVEVDVCRDEVDESNPSSPVDLTAPSSRGGGSDQFLNPFANRGVHPFSCVQTGGQTTGHGAPVYISAHAAAASTVMTVCTSGNAARTTGTSTGSITTTASTVQANKRCLAFSVENILDPNKFTGGRVVHNRVQHRRHRRADSVHEDGDSRGEFACGSGQEDEEGTPDTGMEDMDEDPDEEDEDEDVEMRVTDQESSNAGRESNTTATSNVPSSNCKKRQSSSSSSSSSSVQAQGCQGQNQTSQNGTSGSGGTGGKPRRARTAFTYEQLVALENKFKTTRYLSVCERLNLALSLSLTETQVKIWFQNRRTKWKKQNPGLDVNSPTVPTTPPHPPPYAPAFLFATHPHQHPLPHSHTHPHPHAHVHHPPPVPPPPPGYYHPAAPPYPPTGPTFFGHHLSATTATASGPPPTSTPSSTGLALSTHPHPHTHPHA, from the exons ATGTGGAGGATGCAGGAAGGCAGGACCGTGTCGCCTTTAGGACCGGTCGTGCTACCGCGGGAGGAAGCGGATATGCGTGCCGGGCTCTCGCTACCACCTCAAGAAAGGAGGCACGTGTTGCTCCACGTACGCACCAGCGAACCTTTTGTGCACTACGACAACGTGCGTCAGCAACACTCGCCGTCGACCTCGCCGATCCTGCGATCCGTCGACAAGGATCAGTTCCACGAGATGGACGCGTCATCGGCCAGGGAGAAGAGGATAGACACCGAAGtcgaggaagaggaggagcaggacgaggaggaagaggaagacggGGAACACGAGAGGAACGTTTCCGTCAGGAGAAATATCGTCGAGGACGAAGAAGACGACGAGGaacaagaggaagaggaggaggaagtgCATCCTGGAAATAGAAACGGAAACTATCAAGAGGACGAGGAAGTAGAAGTGGACGTTTGTCGAGACGAAGTGGACGAAAGCAACCCGAGTAGCCCGGTAGATTTAACAGCTCCTTCGTCCAGGGGCGGCGGATCCGATCAGTTCCTTAACCCGTTCGCGAATCGAGGCGTGCATCCTTTCTCGTGTGTTCAGACTGGCGGACAAACCACTGGCCACGGGGCTCCTGTGTACATATCCGCGCATGCCGCCGCTGCTTCCACGGTGATGACTGTCTGTACATCCGGAAACGCAGCCCGAACGACGGGCACGTCGACCGGCAGCATCACCACGACTGCCAGCACCGTACAGGCGAACAAACGATGCCTGGCATTCTCCGTGGAGAATATCCTGGATCCGAACAAGTTCACCGGCGGACGCGTCGTTCACAATCGCGTTCAGCACCGACGACATCGGCGGGCCGACAGCGTGCACGAAG ATGGTGACTCGCGGGGCGAGTTCGCCTGCGGCAGCGGCCAGGAAGACGAGGAGGGCACACCGGACACGGGGATGGAGGACATGGACGAGGACCCTGACgaagaggacgaggacgaggacgtGGAGATGAGGGTGACGGATCAGGAATCCTCGAACGCTGGCCGGGAGAGTAATACCACCGCAACGAGCAACGTTCCATCGTCGAACTGCAAGAAGAGGCAGTCCTCCTCATCCTCTTCGTCGTCCAGCAGCGTGCAGGCACAGGGTTGCCAAGGTCAAAACCAAACCAGCCAGAATGGAACCAGCGGGAGCGGTGGCACAGGAGGCAAACCTAGAAGAGCCAGGACTGCGTTCACGTACGAACAGCTCGTCGCTCTAGAGAACAAGTTCAAGACCACTAGATACCTGTCTGTCTGCGAACGTCTGAACCTGGCTCTGTCCCTCTCGTTAACGGAGACCCAGGTGAAAATTTGGTTCCAGAATCGGCGAACCAAATGGAAGAAACAGAACCCAGGACTGGACGTGAATAGTCCCACGGTGCCCACCACACCGCCACATCCTCCGCCTTACGCGCCTGCCTTCCTGTTCGCCACGCATCCTCATCAGCACCCGCTGCCACACTCGCACACACATCCCCATCCTCACGCCCACGTCCATCATCCGCCGCCCgtgccgccgccgccacctGGCTATTATCACCCAGCCGCGCCACCTTATCCTCCGACAGGGCCGACGTTCTTCGGTCATCACCTGTCCGCCACCACCGCCACGGCGTCCGGTCCTCCACCCACCTCCACGCCATCCTCCACGGGCTTGGCATTGTCGACGCATCCACATCCGCACACGCATCCGCACGCGTAG